The nucleotide window TATCCATTGTGTCGCGTAGCCGGATAGGGAGCCAAGTCGACCGCCTGCGCTTGACCGCAACCAGTGCTTCAGTGTAAACAGCATCGAAGTCGGATCCACATGGTAGCAATTACCGAGCAAGCTTGAGTTTTGTTGGCCAGCGTCCTCCTCCAGCGGAGCTCCGGGATGGGAGCCAGCCGTCGCCGTCGATGCCTGCTTAGAGCCACCTCGGTGAGACCTGACTAAACACTCCTTACGGCTTTACTCTCGTAGTCTATGGTTTCTCCATTGATTTGAGAAGTGCTTAGGATGGGGAGATTAAAATGTTTGTCTTTAGTTCTAGTTTGGTATCATGCTCGAGCTCCCACTGTTTGGTTGAGTTTGATCATGATCTCTTTGTAGTTTAGGggtttttttaaaacttttttgcatcccTAAGCTGTCAGAATGACTGAAAAGCAAATTGGGTTCCATTAACATGTAACCAAACCTTCATTCTTGCAATGACATTtacattttagcaaaaaaaaaaccttagaGACTGGTTCGGGTTCGAGTAAGTGCTCCATTATCGCATTGGCGGCTAGTGCATTTGGCATTCTTTCTTTCTTAGATAAGTTAATTTGACTATGTCAAGAAGATTAAAAAGATTTTCATCCttggttcaatttaatattTCGATGGGAGAAGAAAACTTAAAAGGGAATTAGTTATGCACTTGCGGTAGTGATGCAGTGTATTAGGACTGAGGATTTGGTTTAATCGGttattttggtttgagttttccGTTTTTAGTTAGTATGTCAAGTGAACTGAACAAAATTTGGTTTTTGTTCTTAGTGCCTTGatgaaaattgaaaactaaagaaaattataCCAAAACTAATAGAAGTTTTTCAATTTCGGTTTAATCTTGGTTACAGTTTCAACATTTTcgattaattttgatttgaaattggTTAGTTGAGTGGGCCGTTGGTTGAGTTCAGTATATTGGTTATACTTTTGATTCGGCTACATTTCTAGGTTTAGGTGTTGGGAATTGATTGGATTTGAAAATCGGttattttggtttgaaatttaGTTAGTTTGgttcaatatattttggttaGGATTGGTTATTAGAAAATCAAATTAACCAACTACCGAACCAAACTTATAACCGATTTTTGGTTTAATCTACCGATCATGGttttgtgatttgggaatatgcCTTGAAACCAAACCGGTTCTTGCAGTCGTTGGCTTACCTCAATCTAACTTCCacctaaaccaaaacaaacttCCACGTGTCGCCATCACAAAGTGTCgaactttttatgttttgtaataaaaaaggACTAATCTTTAGTTAACCGTGTACTGATCACCCGATCGTCTCAACAATCACACAGAAGAGACAGATCTGTGGTTTGTTTACTTATAATCATCGTACCAAGAAGCTACGAAAGGTCTCGACTTTACTGTTTCCTATCTTCACAGTAAACAAAGCGAGGAGAGCGAAAATCAAAAGATGAAGGCGGCGCAGAAGCCGATCCACGCCGTGACGACATGGGTTCGCCGGCAACCACCAAAGGTCAAAGCTTTTCTCGCCGTTGTGTCCGCCATGGCTGCTCTCGTCCTCTTGAGAATGATCGTTCACGACCACGACAACCTTTTCGTCGCCGCCGAAGCTGTCCACGCCCTCGGAATCTCCGTCCTCATCTACAAACTCACCAAGGAGAAGACTTGCGCCGGTAACTCAAACCTTGATTCTTGATGGGTTTCTAGGTTTAGGTGTTGGGATTTGAGATTGGTTGATTTGCAATCTTTGGTTTGTGTTTCCGACAGGACTGTCTTTGAAGTCTCAAGAGTTAACAGCTCTGTTTCTGGCTGTGAGACTGTACTGTAGCTTTGTGATGGAGTTTGATATCCACACGTTGCTTGATTCGGCTACTTTGGTGACTACCCTTTGGGTTATCTACATGATCCGTTTCAAGCTCAAGGCTAGTTACATGGAAGACAAAGACAATTTTGCAATCTACTACGTTgtaagttgttgtttttttttgtgggttttCTTTCTTGAGCTGTCGGTTTAATTGTTTCTTGCTGCAGGTTGTACCATGTGCTGTTTTATCGGTTCTGATTCACCCATCAACACATCACCATATAATCAATAAGATCTCTTGGGCCTTCTGCGTTTACCTTGAAGCTGTTTCGGTTCTTCCTCAGCTTAGAGTCATGCAAAACACTAAGGTACTTCACAAAAGCTTGCAACCGGTCTTTGTCcttttacatatttaaactaGTAACCGCATTTTCTTGTCTCAGATCGTGGAGCCATTCACAGCACATTACGTATTTGCATTGGGGATAGCTAGGTTCTTGAGCTGTGCACATTGGGTTCTTCAGGTTTTGTTTCCTTGCCTCTAGTCTATGAAGCTCCATGTGaacaaatatatagtatatacaataataataataataataataatgtgatgGTGGTGTAAGGTCTTGGACACTCGAGGGAGGTTACTGACTGCTTTAGGATATGGGTTTTGGCCTATAATGGTCCTCATCTCTGAAGTCATACAAACCTTCATTCTCGCTGACTTCTGCTACTACTATGTCAAGAGGTAAAATCAAATATGTTCCTCACACCTAATGACATTGATGGATGTTCTAATAttcttatgtttttctttgatGTTGGGACAGTTTGATGGGTGGCCAGCTTGTTCTTCGTCTGCCGTCAGGTGTTGTGTAAAATCTgttgaagaagagagaagaagacacGGTATGGCTTTTAAGCTTAGTATGGAGTTTGGCTCTATGTTTCTTTTTTGCAGACCATCGTTTTAGTCTACTGTAAACTCCTTTTCTCATacgttttatgttttgtttcttggATGTAAAGGAAAAGGGAGTTGATTTAGAGACTTTTGACAATACTAATTTCGTACCTCTCAGCTTTTAGTTTCTTGctataaattttgttatatactCCACAaattggtttttggttttgtttgagaggagaaacaaaaactttagtaagcatcttccaaaaaaaatctataacatcgaatatagaatttttttatctcaaaaagttttaaaacttcaaatttagagttaGAGTTTTGAGGAGGTAAAGAAGTtttacaaattttcatatttttatttgtattttggttcttacaattaattatacatcacatttctgatttttaaatatttttgtttatcgttttaatcttaaaatttttatatctcataattatttcagatttatttttatttacacataaaatttaataaaataaaggaatttatattattttaaactataattggacaacaagaatattacaaaaaaaataatataaaacttttttaataggtatatgaatacaaagattatgatatacatttaaatattacaatGATACTAGTGGTTTGGTAAATTTGCCGtaaatctttcaaaaattttaaaatattgtccAAACAAATTTTGTGTAACCGAAGATGGAGCATTACTGAAATATTTTTAGAGAATAATGTGTATTtacttatattaatttaattgtatatattcatttataattCTACATT belongs to Raphanus sativus cultivar WK10039 unplaced genomic scaffold, ASM80110v3 Scaffold0158, whole genome shotgun sequence and includes:
- the LOC108832236 gene encoding uncharacterized protein LOC108832236 isoform X2 codes for the protein MKAAQKPIHAVTTWVRRQPPKVKAFLAVVSAMAALVLLRMIVHDHDNLFVAAEAVHALGISVLIYKLTKEKTCAGLSLKSQELTALFLAVRLYCSFVMEFDIHTLLDSATLVTTLWVIYMIRFKLKASYMEDKDNFAIYYVVVPCAVLSVLIHPSTHHHIINKISWAFCVYLEAVSVLPQLRVMQNTKIVEPFTAHYVFALGIARFLSCAHWVLQVLDTRGRLLTALGYGFWPIMVLISEVIQTFILADFCYYYVKSLMGGQLVLRLPSGVV
- the LOC108832236 gene encoding uncharacterized protein LOC108832236 isoform X1, producing the protein MSKQSEESENQKMKAAQKPIHAVTTWVRRQPPKVKAFLAVVSAMAALVLLRMIVHDHDNLFVAAEAVHALGISVLIYKLTKEKTCAGLSLKSQELTALFLAVRLYCSFVMEFDIHTLLDSATLVTTLWVIYMIRFKLKASYMEDKDNFAIYYVVVPCAVLSVLIHPSTHHHIINKISWAFCVYLEAVSVLPQLRVMQNTKIVEPFTAHYVFALGIARFLSCAHWVLQVLDTRGRLLTALGYGFWPIMVLISEVIQTFILADFCYYYVKSLMGGQLVLRLPSGVV